In the Helianthus annuus cultivar XRQ/B chromosome 11, HanXRQr2.0-SUNRISE, whole genome shotgun sequence genome, one interval contains:
- the LOC110919101 gene encoding uncharacterized protein LOC110919101 gives MTWGWRKILSIRNAVRPSFWSIIRSGKQTNVWSDNWCHLSPLRSFITPRHIANAGFNLQATVAEVIDENGQWKWPQAWYDVYPVLIGLTVNQQDPQLADRMVWKDVEGHDQHFSSLEVWHTLRTRDTPVKWASMVWFSQCIPRHSFHLWLVIKNKLKTQDRLAVWEVGSETNRRLMCCPLCKHGTDSRDHLFFVCGFASQVWSNIRMLVDLENVNDSWTSIAVWMERYSDSKRFKHIVCKLAISASSYYIWQERNNRLFTSKECTAEQVTEKIKNIVRLRLMGFVYKGDLDYQRTLTKWQNLCRASDEDPG, from the coding sequence ATGACGTGGGGTTGGAGGAAGATCTTATCCATTCGGAATGCGGTTCGGCCGTCTTTTTGGAGCATCATTCGGAGTGGTAAGCAAACGAATGTGTGGAGCGATAATTGGTGTCACTTGAGTCCTCTTAGGTCTTTTATAACACCAAGACACATTGCGAACGCGGGGTTTAACCTTCAAGCCACGGTGGCAGAAGTAATAGATGAGAATGGGCAGTGGAAATGGCCCCAAGCATGGTACGATGTATACCCGGTTCTGATTGGGTTAACTGTTAATCAACAGGACCCCCAGTTAGCGGACCGAATGGTTTGGAAGGATGTAGAGGGTCATGATCAGCACTTTAGCTCATTGGAAGTATGGCATACATTACGGACTCGTGACACTCCAGTTAAGTGGGCTAGTATGGTGTGGTTTAGTCAATGTATCCCGAGACATTCATTTCATCTTTGGTTAGTCATAAAAAACAAGCTCAAAACACAAGATCGGTTGGCGGTTTGGGAAGTGGGCAGCGAAACGAACCGGAGACTCATGTGTTGTCCTCTTTGTAAACATGGTACGGATTCTAGAGATCATTTATTTTTCGTGTGTGGTTTTGCTTCTCAAGTCTGGTCGAACATAAGGATGTTGGTGGATTTGGAAAACGTTAATGATTCTTGGACTTCGATTGCGGTTTGGATGGAACGCTATTCGGATTCCAAAAGGTTCAAACACATCGTGTGTAAGCTAGCAATATCGGCCTCATCTTATTACATATGGCAAGAGCGGAATAATCGGTTGTTTACGTCAAAGGAGTGCACGGCGGAACAGGTAACCGAGAAGATTAAAAACATTGTCCGGCTCAGGCTAATGGGTTTCGTTTACAAAGGAGATTTGGATTACCAAAGGACGCTCACAAAGTGGCAGAACCTGTGTAGGGCATCGGATGAAGACCCGGGCTAA